From Thalassoglobus sp. JC818, one genomic window encodes:
- a CDS encoding tetratricopeptide repeat protein: MPSPHEIYDEAIELKNQGDLPAAVAKLKEVLEIDPNHSDTHSALAVYLQRMGDFPGAVEHAKKVCEINPNDAFSYTQLSVIYVKCGMIQEAEDARAKAHAVQAGG, from the coding sequence ATGCCCAGTCCACACGAGATCTACGACGAAGCCATTGAACTGAAGAATCAGGGGGATCTTCCTGCGGCTGTGGCAAAGCTGAAAGAAGTCTTGGAAATCGATCCGAATCATTCGGACACCCATTCCGCATTGGCTGTCTATCTGCAGCGAATGGGAGATTTTCCGGGGGCGGTCGAGCACGCCAAGAAAGTTTGCGAAATCAATCCGAACGACGCGTTCTCGTATACGCAGTTGTCGGTGATCTACGTCAAATGCGGAATGATTCAAGAAGCAGAAGACGCTCGCGCGAAAGCTCATGCAGTCCAGGCTGGGGGATAG
- a CDS encoding thioredoxin family protein — MKRTALYSIALVLFATAFSHTSQGAPPFLPTKSAGANQGDAVQWQTNLHSAHKIATTENKPMLVVFGADWCHFCKKLEKETLTSPEVSKYVNDSFVAVHLDADTDKKAAEILNVTGLPCTIVLSPKADLLGRIDGYYTPGPFYQKLAEAKQKHQVVQRTSITK; from the coding sequence ATGAAACGGACTGCACTATATTCCATCGCTCTTGTCCTTTTCGCGACAGCATTCTCCCACACAAGTCAGGGAGCGCCACCGTTTCTGCCGACAAAGTCTGCCGGGGCGAATCAAGGCGATGCCGTTCAATGGCAAACAAATCTGCACAGCGCTCACAAGATCGCCACTACCGAGAACAAGCCGATGCTGGTTGTGTTTGGGGCCGACTGGTGTCACTTCTGCAAGAAGCTGGAAAAGGAGACTTTGACCTCTCCTGAGGTCAGCAAATACGTCAATGACAGCTTCGTCGCAGTCCATCTCGATGCAGACACAGACAAAAAGGCCGCTGAGATTCTCAACGTGACGGGACTTCCCTGCACAATCGTTCTCAGCCCAAAAGCGGATCTGCTGGGACGCATCGACGGCTACTACACACCTGGCCCCTTCTACCAAAAACTCGCAGAGGCCAAGCAGAAGCATCAGGTCGTTCAACGGACTTCGATTACGAAGTAA
- a CDS encoding transaldolase family protein, with product MVTPLESLVQSGTKLWLDSVDPDLVKENLSFGATGATSNPAIVSDLIKSGRFDEEISDLVEQGLDNEAIAWELTDRLVRRAQKEFEEIHKKTNGNDGYVSFELDPLLEDEDCSLSVEERADRYVELGKKWSAGHTNRMIKVPATPGGLAALERLSAAGVTLNVTLIFSSRQYEIARDNIWKGAQQRQDPKTLKSVYSIFVSRIDAYTDKKYSNLSDAAQGQVGILNAKRIWKENKEFWADKGLPLQQEMIFASMGTKMPEDPKDKYVAALAGSDIQTNPPGTNTAVQEMSGKTFESRVGDFPSDEVCSEIDEKVDFALMEDDLMKEGLAKFATPQKDLLDLIEKKRGVVSKS from the coding sequence GTGGTTACACCGCTCGAATCGTTGGTCCAGTCCGGAACGAAGCTCTGGCTCGACAGCGTCGACCCGGACCTTGTGAAAGAGAATCTTTCCTTCGGAGCCACCGGTGCCACATCAAACCCTGCGATTGTTTCCGATCTCATTAAGTCGGGGCGTTTTGATGAAGAGATTTCCGATCTGGTCGAACAGGGCTTAGACAACGAAGCGATCGCCTGGGAGTTGACCGATCGGCTCGTTCGGCGTGCGCAAAAAGAGTTCGAAGAGATTCACAAGAAGACCAACGGCAACGATGGGTATGTAAGCTTCGAGCTTGATCCACTCCTCGAAGATGAAGACTGTTCGCTCTCCGTGGAAGAGAGGGCAGATCGTTACGTGGAGCTCGGAAAGAAGTGGTCAGCAGGGCATACGAACCGCATGATCAAAGTTCCCGCCACTCCAGGGGGACTTGCGGCTCTGGAACGCCTTTCGGCAGCCGGGGTCACGTTGAACGTCACGCTCATTTTCTCATCGCGTCAGTATGAGATTGCCCGCGACAACATCTGGAAAGGGGCGCAACAGCGACAAGACCCGAAAACGCTCAAGTCGGTTTACAGTATTTTCGTCAGTCGCATCGATGCCTACACCGACAAGAAGTACTCCAATTTGTCCGATGCGGCTCAGGGTCAGGTTGGAATTCTGAATGCCAAGAGAATTTGGAAAGAGAACAAAGAGTTCTGGGCAGACAAAGGGCTTCCGCTGCAACAAGAGATGATCTTTGCCAGCATGGGAACCAAGATGCCCGAAGATCCCAAGGACAAATACGTCGCTGCACTTGCCGGTTCTGATATTCAGACGAACCCGCCCGGAACGAATACCGCAGTGCAGGAGATGTCTGGAAAAACCTTTGAGTCACGCGTCGGTGATTTTCCTTCTGACGAGGTCTGCAGCGAAATCGACGAGAAGGTCGACTTCGCACTCATGGAAGATGATCTGATGAAAGAAGGGCTCGCGAAATTTGCGACCCCACAAAAAGACCTTCTCGATCTCATCGAAAAGAAACGCGGAGTCGTGTCAAAATCCTGA
- a CDS encoding neutral/alkaline non-lysosomal ceramidase N-terminal domain-containing protein, whose amino-acid sequence MLRRCSIACVCVVLCLATTVRAEDRVFLAGAATSNITPPLGELIVGGWAPIPCTHIHDELHARCLILNDGETTLGFVICDNVGIPREVFDAAREQIAEQTDLNVDNILMASTHTHSATTARGRSKTEAVSNLASYQEFLAQRITDCVRRALNQMVPARIGWGSVEEASELFNRRWYVTDPDLLTNPFGGVDKVRMNPPRGSATLVRPAGPVDPEVSFIAVESKEGKPLALLANYSLHYVGGVQSGEVSADYFGIFADLLQRHFDPEAQYPRFVGMMTNGTSGDVNNINFTGKRPSREPYEQMQIVAEKLAKRVIAAYTEITWNDYVELGSAKSTLQLQVRQPTPEMKEYFTSVMDLPEKERHRHVLTYIDRIKRIESGPQSIEVPLQVIRIGDLAVHAIPFEVFTEIGLELKDRSPFDDAFTIELANGSYGYLPTPAQHELGGYETWLGTNNVQLDASEKIVDQLLDLSQSLTPSE is encoded by the coding sequence ATGTTACGACGTTGCTCGATTGCGTGTGTCTGTGTGGTGCTTTGCTTGGCAACCACTGTTCGTGCCGAAGACCGGGTCTTTCTAGCAGGGGCAGCGACGAGCAACATTACTCCTCCGCTCGGGGAATTGATCGTTGGGGGGTGGGCACCGATTCCTTGCACACATATTCACGATGAACTCCATGCACGATGTTTGATTCTCAACGATGGAGAGACAACGTTGGGGTTTGTGATTTGTGACAACGTCGGGATTCCTCGCGAAGTCTTCGATGCTGCCCGCGAACAGATCGCGGAACAAACAGATCTGAATGTCGACAACATTCTGATGGCTTCGACACACACTCATTCCGCTACGACAGCTCGAGGACGCAGCAAAACTGAAGCAGTTTCCAACCTCGCCAGCTATCAGGAGTTTCTTGCCCAGCGAATTACAGATTGCGTCAGACGCGCGCTCAATCAGATGGTTCCTGCCCGCATTGGATGGGGAAGCGTCGAGGAAGCCTCGGAGTTGTTCAATCGCCGCTGGTATGTAACTGATCCGGACTTGCTGACGAATCCATTCGGAGGCGTCGACAAGGTCCGCATGAATCCGCCGCGAGGCAGTGCGACTCTCGTTCGCCCGGCCGGCCCGGTTGATCCCGAAGTCTCTTTCATCGCTGTCGAGTCCAAAGAAGGAAAGCCGCTGGCGCTCCTGGCAAATTACTCGCTGCACTATGTTGGAGGAGTCCAGTCGGGAGAAGTCTCTGCCGATTATTTCGGGATTTTTGCTGACTTGCTTCAGCGACACTTCGATCCCGAAGCGCAGTATCCTCGGTTCGTCGGGATGATGACCAACGGAACCAGCGGCGATGTCAACAACATCAACTTCACCGGGAAACGTCCTTCTCGTGAGCCCTACGAACAAATGCAGATCGTCGCAGAGAAGTTGGCCAAACGTGTGATTGCAGCTTATACAGAGATCACCTGGAACGACTACGTCGAGCTGGGATCTGCAAAGTCCACCTTGCAACTTCAGGTGCGCCAACCGACTCCGGAGATGAAAGAGTACTTCACCTCAGTCATGGATCTGCCTGAGAAAGAACGACACCGGCATGTGCTGACCTACATTGATCGGATCAAGCGGATTGAAAGCGGTCCGCAGTCGATCGAAGTACCACTTCAGGTGATTCGCATCGGCGATCTTGCAGTGCATGCGATTCCGTTCGAAGTCTTTACCGAGATCGGACTGGAACTCAAAGACCGCTCTCCATTCGACGATGCATTTACGATCGAACTCGCCAATGGATCTTACGGGTATCTTCCGACTCCCGCTCAGCATGAATTGGGAGGCTACGAAACGTGGCTCGGGACTAACAATGTTCAGTTGGATGCTTCGGAGAAGATTGTCGATCAGCTTCTGGATTTGTCGCAGAGTCTCACTCCTAGCGAATAG
- the metK gene encoding methionine adenosyltransferase has product MSKNFIFTSEAVSMGHPDKVSDQISDGVLDALLAQDPNSRCACETLCTTDYLCLAGEIRTSPDISKDEVEKIARNVVREIGYTSDDIGFNADTCKVDVLLHQQSADIAMGVDADGAGDQGLMFGYACDQTEELMPLPIALSHRILNHLNEKRFSKDVDWLLPDSKSQVSVRYGNGKPAEITAIVLSTQHRDSVKRDEIEAYIRETIIPATVPSELLNASTKYHVNPTGQFLIGGPHGDCGLTGRKIIVDTYGGWGRHGGGAFSGKDSTKVDRSAAYMARYVAKNIVAAGLATECEVQLAYAIGVVDPVSIRVDSNGTSTVDESRLEAAVRKVFPLNPQGIIDHLQLRRPVFRQTAEGGHFGRKGEAFTWENTDKVEDLKAAVAG; this is encoded by the coding sequence ATGTCGAAGAACTTTATTTTTACAAGCGAAGCGGTCAGCATGGGGCATCCGGACAAGGTTTCGGATCAGATCTCCGACGGTGTTCTTGATGCGCTTCTCGCGCAAGATCCAAATTCTCGTTGTGCCTGCGAGACGTTGTGCACAACTGACTATCTCTGCCTCGCTGGAGAGATCCGCACTTCTCCAGACATCTCGAAAGACGAAGTCGAAAAGATCGCTCGGAACGTGGTCCGTGAAATCGGTTACACCAGCGACGACATCGGATTCAATGCTGATACCTGTAAAGTTGATGTTCTGCTTCATCAGCAGAGTGCCGACATCGCCATGGGTGTCGATGCTGATGGTGCAGGCGATCAGGGCTTGATGTTCGGTTACGCTTGCGATCAGACCGAAGAGCTCATGCCGCTTCCGATTGCGTTGTCTCACCGCATTCTGAACCACCTCAACGAAAAGCGATTCAGCAAAGACGTTGACTGGTTGCTCCCGGACAGCAAGAGTCAGGTTTCTGTCCGATATGGAAACGGAAAGCCTGCCGAAATCACAGCGATCGTGCTTTCGACACAGCACCGTGACTCTGTGAAACGCGATGAAATCGAAGCTTACATTCGAGAAACCATCATCCCTGCAACAGTTCCTTCGGAGTTGCTCAACGCTTCAACGAAGTATCACGTCAACCCGACTGGCCAGTTCCTGATTGGTGGACCACACGGTGATTGTGGACTGACCGGACGAAAGATCATCGTCGACACATACGGCGGTTGGGGACGACACGGCGGTGGAGCGTTCAGCGGAAAAGATTCGACCAAAGTCGACCGCTCAGCTGCCTACATGGCTCGCTACGTTGCGAAGAACATCGTCGCTGCTGGACTGGCGACCGAGTGCGAAGTTCAACTTGCATACGCGATTGGCGTTGTCGATCCAGTGAGTATTCGCGTCGACTCCAACGGAACTTCAACTGTCGATGAAAGTCGTCTTGAAGCGGCCGTTCGAAAAGTCTTCCCACTGAATCCACAGGGAATCATTGATCATCTCCAGTTGCGTCGCCCTGTCTTCCGACAGACTGCCGAAGGTGGTCACTTCGGACGAAAAGGTGAAGCGTTCACTTGGGAAAACACTGACAAAGTCGAAGACCTTAAAGCTGCTGTCGCTGGTTAG
- a CDS encoding uridylate kinase — translation MTSHPTRGSIIVMKIGGSLFTLPDLSRRLRELVEQFEQHRVVLVPGGGVFADAVRSLDRIHELSPQTSHELAIRAMSMSCQLLEQLIENSTIVHALSDFDSAWKQGHTVIYDPASDYGQHADLPASWDVTSDSIAASLAIQLGDSSLILVKSIDLPEVCPSIEQISADGLVDVYFYELAKSLTNIGWCNLRNQEIRVVDGSGKTGDSWNPDS, via the coding sequence ATGACGAGTCATCCAACTCGGGGCTCGATCATCGTCATGAAAATCGGTGGAAGTCTGTTCACACTTCCAGATCTTTCGCGACGCCTCAGAGAGTTGGTCGAACAATTCGAACAACATCGAGTCGTTCTGGTCCCTGGCGGCGGGGTGTTCGCTGACGCAGTCCGTTCACTCGACCGAATTCACGAACTCAGTCCACAAACCTCACACGAGCTCGCGATTAGGGCGATGTCGATGTCGTGCCAGCTTCTCGAACAACTCATCGAAAATTCCACGATCGTTCATGCTCTCTCCGATTTCGATTCGGCTTGGAAGCAGGGACATACTGTGATTTATGATCCTGCCAGCGATTACGGCCAGCATGCGGATTTGCCAGCCAGTTGGGATGTGACAAGTGACTCGATCGCTGCTTCGCTGGCGATTCAACTGGGTGATTCATCGCTGATTCTCGTGAAGTCGATCGACCTCCCGGAAGTTTGCCCTTCGATCGAGCAGATTTCAGCAGACGGACTGGTCGATGTTTATTTTTATGAGCTGGCCAAATCGCTAACGAACATCGGGTGGTGCAATCTGCGTAATCAGGAAATCCGCGTTGTCGATGGATCAGGCAAGACGGGCGATTCTTGGAATCCCGATTCGTAG
- a CDS encoding sulfatase-like hydrolase/transferase — MTKLRRMIFGLLGLLLFLPSVVCAERPNIVFIYTDDQAPTATGFSGNPDLKTPNIDRLAASGIVIPNAFTVTPVCSPSRAGLVTGRYSTEFGILDWIHPTAEAELGLDPEAVTWMELLQQAGYATCLSGKWHLGTEDRFHPTVFGYDEFMGIRDGGCPPKDPVLEVNGEDVKQEGFTVDLVTDYALDFMTRNQSEPFLVSIHYREPHAAWLPTRDEDWEPYRDLDPQLPEPSHPDLDVERVKKMTREYYASVASVDRNVGRILDLLDELNLSENTIVVYTSDHGYHNGHHGLWFKGNAHWMLNDLPEQQWDNIDRKRRPNLYDQALRVPTVIRWPDALPQGQTVLQTMTNLDWFPTLLGMADIEIPNGLNLRGRDFTPMLKGLRIAWPNDLYAEYSMRHGAFVDMRCWRTHQWKLVVDFANPGRDELYDLQNDSGELQNLIDSDDPAIQAVAAELRSKILHRLEELNDPLLERIQNESKSE, encoded by the coding sequence ATGACCAAGCTTCGACGAATGATTTTTGGGCTTCTCGGACTTCTTCTCTTTTTGCCATCGGTTGTGTGTGCTGAGCGGCCGAACATCGTGTTCATCTACACCGACGATCAAGCACCGACGGCCACGGGCTTCAGCGGAAACCCGGACTTGAAGACTCCAAACATTGATCGCCTGGCTGCCAGCGGAATTGTCATTCCCAACGCATTTACCGTGACTCCTGTTTGCAGCCCTTCGCGTGCTGGTCTGGTCACAGGTCGGTATTCGACCGAATTCGGAATTCTCGACTGGATTCATCCCACTGCTGAAGCAGAACTTGGCCTCGATCCGGAAGCTGTCACGTGGATGGAACTCTTGCAACAAGCTGGCTACGCGACTTGTCTCTCCGGGAAGTGGCACCTCGGAACGGAAGATCGGTTTCATCCAACCGTGTTTGGATACGATGAGTTCATGGGCATCCGAGATGGTGGATGTCCTCCCAAAGATCCGGTCCTTGAAGTCAACGGAGAAGACGTGAAGCAAGAAGGCTTCACTGTCGATCTGGTCACCGATTACGCGTTGGACTTTATGACCAGAAACCAGAGTGAGCCGTTTCTGGTTTCCATTCATTATCGCGAGCCGCATGCAGCTTGGCTGCCAACTCGGGACGAAGACTGGGAACCGTATCGAGACCTCGATCCGCAACTTCCGGAGCCGAGTCATCCAGATCTCGATGTGGAACGTGTCAAGAAAATGACTCGCGAATATTACGCGAGCGTGGCCAGCGTCGATCGGAATGTCGGACGCATCCTCGATCTGCTCGATGAACTCAATCTCTCAGAGAATACGATCGTTGTTTACACCAGCGATCACGGCTATCACAACGGCCATCACGGTTTGTGGTTCAAAGGGAACGCGCACTGGATGCTCAATGATTTGCCGGAACAGCAATGGGACAACATTGATCGTAAGCGGCGACCGAATCTTTACGATCAGGCGTTACGAGTTCCGACCGTCATTCGCTGGCCAGATGCTCTGCCGCAGGGGCAGACCGTGCTTCAGACAATGACCAATCTCGACTGGTTTCCGACACTGCTCGGAATGGCCGACATCGAGATTCCGAATGGATTGAATCTGCGTGGACGTGACTTCACGCCGATGCTGAAAGGGCTGCGAATCGCTTGGCCGAATGACCTTTATGCCGAGTACAGCATGCGACACGGCGCGTTTGTGGACATGCGATGCTGGCGGACTCACCAATGGAAACTTGTCGTTGATTTCGCAAATCCAGGGCGTGACGAACTCTATGACCTGCAAAACGATTCGGGCGAGTTACAGAACCTGATTGACTCGGACGACCCAGCCATACAAGCTGTCGCTGCCGAACTTCGCAGCAAGATTCTTCACAGGCTCGAAGAATTGAACGATCCGCTTCTGGAACGAATTCAAAACGAGAGCAAATCGGAATGA
- a CDS encoding thiamine pyrophosphate-binding protein — MTTAKKIAARNSKKTTLSKTNNTSSPPTIGGYLIQRLQDYGLKDMFGIPGDFVLGFYGLLEESPIRMIGCTREDCAGYAADAYARIHGLGAVCVTYCVGGLSTCNSIAGAFAEKSPVVVISGAPGVQERRNDPLLHHRVRDFGTQREVFEKITIASADLHDPLTAFREIDRCLDAAVRYKRPVYLELPRDRVHSPAIAPHAPPTFDRTSHPDALKAAIGEARERIAKAKQPVILAGIEVHRFGLREQILELAEQNQIPMCATLLGKSVISERHPLYLGVYEGAMGRREVTEYVENSDCLIMLGAFMTDINLGIYTAKLDAQNCISATTEQLRIGHHHFHDVLFEDFVNTLQEAPIRPDAEAIEIPKRQVLKKSKSTDADAVTIQSLFGHIDQILDDNMVVIADVGDSLFASSDLTIHKHTEYLSPAYYTSMGFAVPAALGVQTADKNLRPIVLVGDGAFQMTCMELSSIVRNHFNPIVVVLNNKGYTTERFLQEGPFNDILNWNYHRIPDLFGAGWGFEVRTLGELKQSMAAALAHKDAFSLLNVHLEPNDISPALERLAEKMSQTL, encoded by the coding sequence ATGACGACCGCGAAGAAGATTGCCGCGAGGAATTCGAAGAAGACCACGTTGTCGAAGACCAACAACACCTCTTCTCCGCCAACGATTGGCGGCTATTTGATTCAGCGACTTCAGGACTACGGCCTGAAAGACATGTTCGGGATTCCGGGAGATTTCGTTCTGGGATTTTACGGGCTGCTCGAAGAATCGCCGATCCGCATGATCGGCTGTACTCGCGAGGATTGTGCGGGTTACGCGGCGGACGCCTATGCTCGAATTCATGGACTCGGAGCAGTCTGCGTGACTTATTGTGTTGGTGGGCTGAGCACGTGCAATTCCATCGCAGGAGCCTTCGCTGAGAAGTCTCCGGTCGTCGTGATCAGCGGCGCTCCCGGTGTGCAAGAGCGGCGAAACGATCCGTTGCTTCACCACCGGGTTCGAGACTTCGGAACTCAACGTGAAGTCTTCGAAAAAATCACGATCGCGAGCGCTGACCTTCACGATCCGCTCACAGCCTTCCGTGAAATTGACCGATGTTTGGACGCAGCTGTTCGATACAAACGTCCTGTCTATCTTGAACTTCCAAGAGATCGAGTTCATTCCCCAGCCATCGCGCCGCATGCGCCCCCCACGTTTGATCGCACCAGCCACCCTGATGCTCTGAAGGCTGCGATTGGCGAAGCACGTGAGCGCATCGCAAAAGCCAAACAGCCCGTCATTCTCGCGGGGATTGAGGTTCATCGCTTCGGTCTGCGCGAGCAGATTCTGGAGCTTGCTGAGCAGAATCAAATTCCCATGTGCGCAACATTGCTCGGCAAGTCAGTCATCAGCGAGCGACACCCGCTGTATCTCGGCGTTTACGAAGGAGCGATGGGGCGCCGCGAGGTGACGGAATATGTTGAGAACAGCGACTGTCTCATCATGCTCGGCGCCTTCATGACGGACATCAATCTCGGAATTTATACTGCCAAGCTCGATGCCCAAAACTGCATTTCTGCCACGACCGAACAGCTTCGAATCGGTCATCACCACTTTCACGATGTCCTGTTTGAAGACTTCGTGAACACTCTTCAAGAGGCCCCGATCCGGCCGGACGCAGAAGCAATTGAAATTCCGAAACGGCAGGTTCTCAAGAAGAGTAAATCGACGGATGCCGACGCTGTCACGATTCAAAGTCTGTTCGGGCATATCGATCAGATTCTGGATGACAACATGGTCGTCATCGCAGACGTGGGAGACTCTCTGTTCGCGTCATCTGATCTAACAATTCACAAGCACACAGAATACTTGAGCCCAGCGTACTATACGTCGATGGGATTTGCGGTCCCGGCTGCTTTGGGAGTGCAAACCGCTGACAAAAACTTGCGGCCAATTGTTCTGGTCGGCGATGGTGCCTTCCAGATGACGTGCATGGAATTGAGTTCGATCGTGCGAAATCACTTCAACCCGATTGTTGTCGTGCTCAACAATAAGGGTTACACAACCGAACGTTTCCTGCAGGAAGGTCCATTCAACGACATACTTAACTGGAATTATCATCGTATTCCCGATCTCTTCGGGGCTGGTTGGGGATTCGAAGTGAGAACGCTCGGAGAATTGAAGCAGTCGATGGCAGCTGCCCTCGCTCACAAAGATGCGTTCAGTTTGCTGAATGTGCATCTTGAGCCGAACGATATCAGCCCTGCCCTGGAGCGACTCGCAGAAAAAATGAGCCAGACACTCTGA